The following are encoded together in the Oceanobacillus zhaokaii genome:
- a CDS encoding DUF6063 family protein yields MNAEIIKKASAVYFSLLKEKVIDETSEHFQDYFEPEVRQTVLLMADESGTYIIETPKQIHLVVQPTGSVFATNFTHMRDKHNQVETKKHFHLMSVVLMSFLASIDQNQAAKVRAKREGISYYSLERQVNDLMMNWDKILKTDPNFGTEERIDMKDVVTTWKYMEVDREDFSLKKANKRTRIGLIASSMRLLETEGLVVILDRDDIPKAIPKQELFERIEYLYHDYDRYEFMKKLVTQKEHMHAEDTQD; encoded by the coding sequence ATGAATGCAGAAATTATCAAAAAAGCGTCGGCAGTCTACTTTTCATTATTAAAAGAAAAAGTGATTGACGAAACGAGTGAACATTTTCAGGACTATTTTGAACCTGAAGTAAGGCAGACTGTCCTGTTAATGGCGGACGAGTCGGGGACCTATATTATTGAAACTCCGAAACAGATCCATTTAGTAGTTCAGCCAACGGGTTCTGTTTTTGCAACCAATTTTACGCATATGCGGGACAAGCATAATCAGGTTGAAACAAAAAAACACTTTCATTTGATGAGTGTGGTGTTAATGTCATTTTTGGCAAGTATTGATCAGAATCAGGCTGCTAAGGTTCGAGCGAAGCGGGAGGGGATTAGCTACTATTCTCTAGAACGACAAGTGAATGACCTAATGATGAATTGGGATAAAATCCTAAAAACGGATCCGAACTTTGGTACCGAAGAACGAATTGATATGAAGGATGTTGTTACGACCTGGAAGTATATGGAGGTCGACAGAGAAGATTTCAGTTTAAAAAAAGCGAATAAACGGACACGAATCGGTCTGATTGCTAGTAGCATGCGGCTACTCGAAACGGAAGGTCTTGTTGTCATACTCGACCGTGATGATATTCCTAAGGCGATTCCGAAACAAGAACTGTTTGAGCGGATTGAATACTTATATCACGATTACGATCGTTATGAATTTATGAAGAAATTAGTGACACAAAAGGAGCATATGCATGCCGAAGATACACAAGATTAG